TTCTTAAGCACCAGAAGCCGGGCCGCACTGCCCGCTCCGGGAGAAGAGGTCCGCCTGTTCACGTACACGCTGGTCCGGGAAGACGCGCTGACGCTCTTCGGCTTTGCGTCCCAGGAAGAACGCGGAACTTTCGGCATTCTGCTGGGTGTTCCCAAGCTGGGCCCCAAAACCGCCCTGGCCCTGCTCGGTGTTTTTTCCCCTCAGGAGCTGGCCGCCTGTGTGGCCCGTGAAGATGCCCATGGTCTGGCCCGGACGCCGGGTATCGGACTCAAGACCGCCAAACGCCTCGTGCTCGACCTGAAGGACAAGCTTTCCGGCCAGAACACGGCCATGTCCGCCCTTCCTGATATTCCGGCCTCGGCCCGCGACGACGCACTGGCGGCCCTGCTCTCTTTGGGCTATGCACGGCAGGAAGCCGAAGACGCGCTGAAGCATGTTTTCGAAGAAAACCCTGATCTGGATACAGGCGGCGCCATCCGCCGGGCTCTCAAACATTTCGCGCCCAAATGACCCCGAACCAGAACGAAGAACATATCCGCCCGCGCACTCTGGACGATTTCATCGGTCAGGACGACGTGCGCGGCAATCTGAAAATATACCTGCAAGCGGCCAGAGACCGGGGACAGCATCTGGATCACTGCCTGCTGTACGGCAATCCCGGCCTGGGCAAGACCACCCTGGCCCAGATCATGGCCAGCGAACTGGGCGTGAATCTGGTTTCCACCTCCGGCCCCGTGCTGGAGCGCAGCGGCGACCTGGCCGCCATCCTGACCAGCCTGAACCGGCACGACCTGCTCTTCATCGACGAAATCCACCGCATGCCCGCCGTGGTGGAGGAAATCCTGTATCCCGGCATGGAAGACTTCAAGCTCGATCTCATCGTGGGCCAGGGACCTGGCGCGCGCACGGTCAAAATAGAACTTGAGCCTTTCACTCTGGTCGGAGCCACTACCCGTCTGGGACTGCTCACTTCGCCCCTGCGGGACCGCTTCGGGGTCATCTGCCGGCTCGAATTCTACTCGCCCGAAGAGCTGTCCCTCATCGTCTCCCGCGCCGCGCGGATTCTGGGTGTACGCATTTCGGACGACGGTGCCCTGGAGATCGGCCGCCGCTCGCGCGGCACGCCGCGTATCGCTAACCGTCTGCTGCGCCGTGTGGCCGACTACGCCCAGGTGGCCGGAGAAGACACCATCGACGCCGAAGTGGCGGCCAGGGGACTGGACATCATGGACGTGGACGCCAGAGGCCTCGATCTCATGGACCGCAAAATTCTGGAATGCATCATCGGCAGTTTCGGCGGCGGCCCAGTGGGCGTCAAAACCATTGCCGCGGCCTGTTCCGAAGAAGTGCGGACCATAGAGGACATTTACGAGCCCTATCTCATCCAGTGCGGTTTTCTGAAGCGCACACCCAGGGGGCGGGTAGCCACGGCCAAGGCGTATCAGCACATCGACGGCGGTCTGAAGCTTCGGAGTTGACATCGGCCGGCAGGCCGTAGCTTTTCATCTTCCGTACGGATATGGAAGCGTGCGGCAGTGCTTTTGAGTGCTGAAAAATTCCCCAAGGAGGGAGCATGAGAATCATCAGACCCAGCTTTTCCTTCATGTATCTGCCCGACGGGGAGTTCATTCTGGCCCACCTCGAACAGGCCGCACGGACCTGCTACAAGTCCGAGGACAAGGCCGGACCGGATACCGCCCGCCAGCTTCTGGCCCGCATCGTCCGTCTGGGACACGAAAGCGTGCTGGAGCACGCCTCGGTCACGGTACGCATAGTCTGCGACCGGGGCGTGACCCACGAACTGGTCCGCCACCGCCTGTGTTCCTTCTCCCAGGAAAGCACCCGCTACGCCAATTACGGGCATTCCAGATTCGGCAATGAAATCACCGTGATCCGGCCGTTTTTCTGGAAAGAGGACGAGGAGCGCTACGCTTTGTGGCAAACGGCCATGCAGGCCTGTGAGGATGCCTACCTGCGTCTGGTCGAGGCCGGAGCCTCGGCCCAGGAGGCTCGCAGTGTCCTGCCCAACAGTCTGAAAACCGAGATCGTGACCACCACCAACATCCGCCAGTGGCGGCATATTTTCCGGTTGCGTTGCGACAAGGCCGCCCACCCGCAGATGCGGCAGATCATGCTGCCGCTTCTGTCGGCTTTCCGTACGCGCATTCCGCTTCTTTTCGATGATCTGGCCGAGCGTTTCGCACAGGATGCGGCAGAACTCGGCGACCGGGGCGCGGTGTTGCAGTAAGCCTCTCCCATACGGAGCGGCACGTTTGACTACGCAAGGAGGCATATCATGCAGGAACTGAAGTCGTTTTTTTCCGACTGGGACGAGTGCGACGCCAAAACCGTCTTTCAGACCTTCTGGCGGGAACTGGAAGCCATGGATGGCGTGAAGCTGGAATTCAAGGCTCGGCCCGGCATCACCTACTCCCTGCGTGGTACGCATCCTGCCCAGCAGAAGCGGGAGCTGTTCGTCATGGTCGACGTCATCGACGACGATCCCGAGCAACGCTGGTTGTCCGTGTGCTTCTACGACGACATGGTCACGGACCCCGACGAACAGGGCGACTGGGTGCCGCAGGGTCTTCTGGGTGAAGACGCCCGCTGCTTCAACGTAGATGAACTGGACGAAGATTTCGTGGCGTATGTAGCCGCGCGTATCCGGGAGGCCGGTGCTGCGGCCGGAAAATCCGGAAGCTGACGACCCGGATTTTTGAAACCGAGATATCACAACAGCCGAAGTGATTAATGAGAATACTGCCTCTCTTGCTCATTGTCTGCATTACTTTTGCGGGCGGCTGCGCCCGACGTTACCACGGCCCCGCATTGAAGCAGCTGAAAGGTCATCTATACCGCTCTGTTCTGCTTGCTGCTGTTTTCATCAGATAGTTTTGCCGGGAGAGTGTTCGATAGAGTCCGAGACAACTATCTCGCATTGATAGAAAAAAATCAGTACGAAGAAGCACTGAACATTGTCATGCCTTATGCCGGGAGCGGAGACGATGAAGGACAGCTGACAGTTGGCTATATATATGACAGGGCGCACAGTTACTATAAAAATTCTGATAAACAGGGATATGCGCCGTCAACTCGCATGCTCGGATACTCTATTACTTTGGCAACGGGGTTGACCGGGATTACAGACAGGCTGTCGAGTATTTTCAGAGAGCGGACAATGGAGAAAAAAGATCTGTCGGCAAGTTGGACGAGTTCAAGTGAGCGGTGCTGAATTCATCCGTAAGAAATACGTCCTGCCCTGGAAAAGGCACCGGACTTGATCCAGTTATCCTGATCGGCGGCCTTGTCCGGTTTTTCGTGAAACGGCGCAAACCGTGCCTTGAGCATGTGACAAGGAGAGGCCGGATTCCGGTTTCAAGGGAGATTCCACCATGCCATCTTTCCATCCGCCCCAAGCGGGACCGGCCTTGGTTCTGATATTTTTCGCAGCCCTGATGCTGGCTGGCTGTGGGCACACCGTCAGTGAGCCCCCCATTTCGGAACCCGCTCCGCTGGGCCCGATGGAAGCATTTCTGGCGGCCGAGCTTCCCGGACAGTCTATCGTTCTGGATGATCCAGAATTCGGAGAGAACATCCGCGTCACAGTGGAAGATATGTTTGTTTCCGCCAACGGCGAACACTGCAAACGCGGGACAGTGCTGTCCAGTCACGGCAATGCCGAGGTAGTCGTCATATGCCGCGACAAAAACGGATATTGGAAAATGGCTCCCAGAGTCTGGGGGCATGCCATCGAACCCTGATTTCCGCCAATGGCGCAACCGATCTCTTGCCGTGACCAGAAAACTCCTCTTCCCTCTCGCACTGATTTGTCTGTTCTCCCTGGGCGGTGCTCCATCCGCCGCCACGCTTCCACCTTACGGAGCGAACCTTTTTCAGGGCAATTTCGTCCGCAACCGGGCAGATGCCGTCCTGCTTCCCGGCGATCAGGTGGTTCTGCGCCTGTGGGGCGGAAACTTCACGGTGGACGATACCTTCAGGGTCGGTCCGGACGGACATGTCGATCTTCCTGAAATTGGCCTCGTTCCGGTATCGGGACTGGATCACGGCCAGCTGGAGGAAGCCTTGCGCAGTAAACTGGCTGCCGCCGGGCATTCCGGCGTCCAGGTTTACGCGGCGGCGCTGAATGCGCGGCCCGTAGCCATCTTTGTAACGGGCGGCGTGGTCAGACCAGGACTGTACACAGGCGCGCCCGGCGATCCGGTGCTCAGCTTTCTGGACCGGGCCGGAGGCATTGACTCCGAGCGGGGCAGCTATCGGGATATCCGGCTGATTCGCAAAGGCGAATCCGTTTCCACTTTCGATCTGTATCCTTTTGTACGTCAGGGAGCACTGCCCTCCGTTCGACTTCAGGACGGCGACACCCTGTTCGTGTCGGACAAAGGGCCATGTGTCACGGCCACAGGCGCGGTCCGCAACGCGGCGCGGTTTGAATTCCTCAAGGACCGGTTCACGGGAGCCGTCCTCGCGGAACTGGCCGAGCCCACGGCCCAGGCATCGCACATTGCGCTCACCGGGACGCGCAACAACAGGCCCTACAGCACCTATCTGCCCCGCAAGGAACTGGGGAGCCTGCATCTGGAAGATGGCGATCAGATTCAGTTCATCGCGGACACCACCAGCAGCACCATTCTCGTGGAAGTGCAGGGAGCGGTAATGGGAGCGTCGCGGTT
Above is a window of Desulfomicrobium orale DSM 12838 DNA encoding:
- the ruvA gene encoding Holliday junction branch migration protein RuvA — its product is MIAYIEGTLLSLELDSCVLLTRGGVGYEVFLSTRSRAALPAPGEEVRLFTYTLVREDALTLFGFASQEERGTFGILLGVPKLGPKTALALLGVFSPQELAACVAREDAHGLARTPGIGLKTAKRLVLDLKDKLSGQNTAMSALPDIPASARDDALAALLSLGYARQEAEDALKHVFEENPDLDTGGAIRRALKHFAPK
- the ruvB gene encoding Holliday junction branch migration DNA helicase RuvB, which encodes MTPNQNEEHIRPRTLDDFIGQDDVRGNLKIYLQAARDRGQHLDHCLLYGNPGLGKTTLAQIMASELGVNLVSTSGPVLERSGDLAAILTSLNRHDLLFIDEIHRMPAVVEEILYPGMEDFKLDLIVGQGPGARTVKIELEPFTLVGATTRLGLLTSPLRDRFGVICRLEFYSPEELSLIVSRAARILGVRISDDGALEIGRRSRGTPRIANRLLRRVADYAQVAGEDTIDAEVAARGLDIMDVDARGLDLMDRKILECIIGSFGGGPVGVKTIAAACSEEVRTIEDIYEPYLIQCGFLKRTPRGRVATAKAYQHIDGGLKLRS
- the thyX gene encoding FAD-dependent thymidylate synthase, translating into MRIIRPSFSFMYLPDGEFILAHLEQAARTCYKSEDKAGPDTARQLLARIVRLGHESVLEHASVTVRIVCDRGVTHELVRHRLCSFSQESTRYANYGHSRFGNEITVIRPFFWKEDEERYALWQTAMQACEDAYLRLVEAGASAQEARSVLPNSLKTEIVTTTNIRQWRHIFRLRCDKAAHPQMRQIMLPLLSAFRTRIPLLFDDLAERFAQDAAELGDRGAVLQ
- a CDS encoding DVU3141 family protein, which encodes MPSFHPPQAGPALVLIFFAALMLAGCGHTVSEPPISEPAPLGPMEAFLAAELPGQSIVLDDPEFGENIRVTVEDMFVSANGEHCKRGTVLSSHGNAEVVVICRDKNGYWKMAPRVWGHAIEP
- a CDS encoding polysaccharide biosynthesis/export family protein, with the translated sequence MPSNPDFRQWRNRSLAVTRKLLFPLALICLFSLGGAPSAATLPPYGANLFQGNFVRNRADAVLLPGDQVVLRLWGGNFTVDDTFRVGPDGHVDLPEIGLVPVSGLDHGQLEEALRSKLAAAGHSGVQVYAAALNARPVAIFVTGGVVRPGLYTGAPGDPVLSFLDRAGGIDSERGSYRDIRLIRKGESVSTFDLYPFVRQGALPSVRLQDGDTLFVSDKGPCVTATGAVRNAARFEFLKDRFTGAVLAELAEPTAQASHIALTGTRNNRPYSTYLPRKELGSLHLEDGDQIQFIADTTSSTILVEVQGAVMGASRFPVRRGARLQEIRNFIAVDPDRASLQDIYIKRLSVAARQKKAITESLRRLEETVLTASSASSEEAQIRSREAEMVAKFVERAKAAEPEGVVVLDRSGASDITLEHGDIIVIPSKSDVVLVSGEVMVPQAMLWGEEKKLEDYVQGAGGYGNRADPERILILHQNGAVSQNSGDIRPGDQILILPKVESKSMQAVKDISQVLMQVAVSTRALIGLPSLLY